Part of the Anomaloglossus baeobatrachus isolate aAnoBae1 chromosome 1, aAnoBae1.hap1, whole genome shotgun sequence genome, ACGTTTAGAAaattctgatctatcaaaatataaagataATTAACACTATCGGTAAACACTGTAAGCCAAAGAATGCCAAAATTCAGGAATTTTTGGCGGCAGCAGTACCACCAAAAAATgtgtaacaagtgatcaaaacatcaaATATAACCTAGAATGTTATAAATAAAAACGTTGTCTcaccccgcaaaaaataagccatcatacagCGCCATCCACCAAAAATAGAAAATGTTATGGGACTTGGAAAATGGTTTGGAAGTGTCTGATTTTTCATTCACCACCGAGGTTCAGTgtacgtaccaaacacagacttcacaaaaaaaaaaaaaacaacaaagttcaggttcggagttgggtgctttacgtatgcaaaacaCTCGCTcgagcatctctgtgctcgggTACTCTTGGTgcgcagcccagtgtgagccacttgcagtgattGAATAGTGCTCATTGGggttaacaacagtgtgatcagatgtagtgtgcacccaaaaaaaggaaaaaccccacACACCCGccactggaagtgatctgtttatggctagctgcatgtgggccGAAATTCAAACTTACCAATTAGTgagttccattggggttcaggtcaagtccaggtcctaaaCCAAACGTTTTCTACagtctggctgaacccgctgatccaaacttccacgggtccgcttatctctattcaccactaaaataatagtaataataaaaagctggacatgtttggtatcgctgtaatcatactgatgaggagaatctatTATTATTGCAGGGTAATGTTTACTACAAAATGTACACCATAAAAATAATTTCCCAAAAAAATGTCAGAATGATGGtttcttttcacaatttctccacatttggaattttttcccatttttacagtacactaggtggtaaaatgaatggtgtcatgcaAACTGCTAAGCTTATAGGATACATTAGAACAGATATGTTCTAACAAAACTATAGCAGGTTAGGAATCATTATAGTGCAGTAACAGAGAATTCTGGGGCATTTTAATCTTGAAATTTCCAGAATTATAATTACAACTGTGGGTTTGTATGttcaaacttttttaacttttaatatatatatatggtgaaaaAATGGACTAATGCAAAAAAAAAGGTGACTTCCACCTCTAAAGAATGCAAATAGTCATACAACTCAAGTCACATGAGCTCAACATATATAGCGTTGTTTAATTTCCTCTTTCCACTGCTGACATATTGGAATAGCACTTCTATACTAATCCAAGCGTATGTTTTTCTTTCGCACTGCAGGAGCTACAGCCGTTCGGGAAGTCCTTGAAGAGACTGGCATTAAGTCAGAGTTCCAATCCCTCTTGAGCATAAGGCAGCAGCACAAACACCCCGGTGCCTTCGGAAAGTCGGATATGTATATTATCTGCCGTCTGAAGCCATTATCTTACAATATTAATTTCTGCCCTCAGGAGTGCTTGAAGTGTGAGTGGATGGACCTGAAGGAACTTGCATACACCAGCCACACTACTCCTATTACCAGCAGAGTTGCCAAATTGCTACTTTTTGGATACAAGGAGGGGTTTCACAACATTGACCTTACTATGAGGATATTACCAGCCGTTTATTCTGGGCTTTTCTACTCCTTGTACCACAAAGAATTGCCTGCTACCTATGAAACTCGGGGATGACCTCTAGACAGTTTCACAGTATTTCTCAGTTTATACCTAACTCTTTAGGAACAGAAAATACCTCAACAACATCTGCATCATACATTTCTATGCGTTTTACTCACAATATGTTAAGTATAATTGCCATatatattaaaataatttttttgtacTTGTCATTTTTAACCGCTGTCATACCAGTGAATGTATGTAAATCATTAATCACATTTTAATATATATTTACAATATAGATTATATATGATATATGTTCTTCTTTGTCTTCTTGTAAGATCAGCTTTTTGCAGACATGGGAAGAAATAGGATAGCCTTTTGTCCCGGTGAAGTTTGAGATCCATTTTTGTACTGTCCGGTTCTCTTTAGCGCCACGTACCAATCACTGTATTTGCGGGAGCGGTACGTATTGTAGTTATTTGCTTCTAGTCGTTCAAAAAAGAAGCATTCATCAGTAATACATTTCTGGAAAAGAAATAGAAGAGGGTGTTACAATTTAGAATCAATGTATCATCAGTCCATCCAGTTTGCCTTTTCATGTATGTGTGATATCATCAGCAGAAGCTCCACACAAATATATTTAAAAATAGACGCAGTTGTGGAAAGTAAAAAaattaattctattttttttttcatcctgGTAGCAAACCCGGACACCTACTAACCTGTGGAACTATTAATCTATGATTATTCTTTTCACTGTTACTTATTTTTATATTACTTTATGTTCATATGCTCCTGCCTTCACACTGCCATAAGTCAACCGTCACACTGCAGATTAGAGCTTTGTCTCTTACCCAGTTGGTACTGACGACATCATTTATCAGGGCGATAAAAGCTTTTAATGAAGGGAAAAAAAAGCATGTTGTCAGTTTGCTCCATGTCCATACAGCCTTGAGGATAGGTTATCATACTTTTTGTTCCAAATTGACATAGATAACAAATAAACAAATTCCTGCAATTCCCTCTCCCCATTGTGGTCTAATGGTCTAAAATTATTATTTCTATGGAGGCCCTTAAGAAGTTAAGTGTTACACCTCAGGAGTTTATAGATTACCTGCTGTAGTTATTGGCTCAAGGGTTTTTTGGCAGGCTTCGCCAGTAAGGTACTGACTAGTTGTAGGGAAGACAGTTTCATGGACATGTTATTAAGTGGAAATTATACTTTCAAAAACCTTTGCATAAATCAGTAGTACAGGCAAAAATGAGACTttctaatatatcttattagagaattctgcttctttctccacttatcagCCAATTGTTCTTGCCCTGCCTCCTGAATTTACAGTCCACAGTGGGAAAAAAAACTCAGCAAAACTCTGTCTTCCTCTTGACAAGATGGAGGGGTGAAGATGAATGAGGTGCATAGTCAGAAAacggacagaaagagagacagaaatatTCTGCTTTCACACAAGTGTTTTACCCTATCCAGAGCTAGATTCACATCTACCTTGCTCAATATTGCTGTATATGATTCTTTATGCTGCTTCTGTCTGTGGGCTTACTAAATAtaaaagagcaggaatccctctctgtgTGTACTGCTATGTCTGGTACACATCATAGCAGGTACTTGACTACAACCAGTTGAGAATGAAATACAAATTAAGAGAGCCTGCAAAGTGGAAAACTGTAACAAATGCTGGTTACAAGTCATATAATGATCAGCAATAGTGTTATTACTCATGTGCACACACATAACAGCTTATTCTGAAAAATTACTTGACTGTATAGTTATTCTTTAAGATATATTTGTCATTCCGTGACTGCATTATTTGGCCTTTGCTTTATTAAATGAGTTTTACTCAATCTCTACTCTGGTTTCCTGTTAATAAAATACAGCTAGCATGTTATGAGTTCCTCTTTAAGGATCCTAACTGCTAAATATGATTTTATACACTGTTGTCCCTGTATGGTAGTTTGCGCCTAGCGATCATATGCATATGTATGTACCAACTACAGCATATGCATTGTGAGCTCACTTTTCCtaccacccatgacggcaccacggagagaggggatccgcccttcaaggacaggaaacctattgAATAAAAGGTCGGTACATCTCCcaagcatcagttggtttcctgtccttggagGTGGAACCTCTGAAGCGGTACTCACCGGAACAAAGAAGAAGTTCCCAGGCCTCGTTCACCGAGACAGGCAGCGGAAGGGTCCCTGCTACGGCTGGAGCGAGGCTTCCTGGAAGCGCCGTGGTGGGCCCAGGGGCTTACACAATGAATGCGGGTGTGAGCCGCGGTATCCACCAGGTGTTCCGTTGGGCTACCACGCTGCCTGCGGTTGCATGGTCAGGAAGGAGGAAGTCACTTCTGGGAATATTGATCAAGAGTCATCCTGATAGCACTCTTTTGGCTCAaaagaccttggttttcttggctaagAAGGATGTCCATCTCTGACCTGTGGGTGCTTCCGGACATCCC contains:
- the NUDT6 gene encoding nucleoside diphosphate-linked moiety X motif 6 isoform X2 — translated: MPHIKSELQTVNAWKFPGGLSDPGEDIGATAVREVLEETGIKSEFQSLLSIRQQHKHPGAFGKSDMYIICRLKPLSYNINFCPQECLKCEWMDLKELAYTSHTTPITSRVAKLLLFGYKEGFHNIDLTMRILPAVYSGLFYSLYHKELPATYETRG
- the NUDT6 gene encoding nucleoside diphosphate-linked moiety X motif 6 isoform X3 — translated: MHVPIMLSGLITCAAAEGFTFHHANNETSTLTLWLKKGPNKLPEYATHQVGVAGAVLDEISGKVLVVQDKNKTVNAWKFPGGLSDPGEDIGATAVREVLEETGIKSEFQSLLSIRQQHKHPGAFGKSDMYIICRLKPLSYNINFCPQECLKCEWMDLKELAYTSHTTPITSRVAKLLLFGYKEGFHNIDLTMRILPAVYSGLFYSLYHKELPATYETRG